From one Leptospira stimsonii genomic stretch:
- a CDS encoding CPBP family intramembrane glutamic endopeptidase — protein MSSTNSIGSGSSFWFLIIFPPLSFLLSILGFSVFFVLSGLQEPDLISKEIQSSVPLVLLFSQIQIFLLFIILLNRNKRYRIREEWRIVSFSKTLQMIGLGFFLGTGMSLFYILILVDFHSFLQTQFGDWVPPGEMFSSFQRPVWAFIVTNSFMAPWIEESIYRGMTLSALEERFGYTKAIFGSGILFGLLHWLGGFWYILLTGIVVGIPFAIVKRYTKSLWVVFSAHFCLNLIESFWILRRSF, from the coding sequence ATGAGTTCTACAAATTCAATTGGTTCCGGTTCCTCCTTTTGGTTTCTCATCATTTTCCCACCGTTGAGTTTTTTGCTTTCGATTCTCGGATTCTCCGTCTTTTTTGTTCTTTCCGGATTACAAGAACCGGATCTAATTTCAAAAGAAATTCAATCCAGCGTCCCTCTGGTTCTTTTATTCTCTCAAATTCAAATTTTTCTCCTTTTTATTATTCTCCTAAATCGGAACAAACGCTACCGTATTCGGGAGGAATGGAGGATTGTCTCTTTTTCGAAAACCCTTCAGATGATCGGGCTCGGCTTTTTTTTGGGAACAGGGATGTCCTTATTTTACATCCTTATTCTAGTCGATTTTCATTCGTTTTTACAGACTCAATTTGGGGATTGGGTTCCTCCGGGAGAGATGTTCTCCTCCTTTCAAAGACCGGTCTGGGCTTTTATCGTTACGAATTCTTTCATGGCTCCTTGGATCGAAGAATCCATTTACAGAGGAATGACGTTGTCTGCCTTAGAAGAACGATTCGGATACACCAAGGCGATCTTTGGATCTGGAATTCTCTTCGGCCTCTTACATTGGTTAGGCGGATTCTGGTATATTCTTCTAACCGGGATCGTAGTCGGAATTCCGTTTGCTATTGTCAAACGTTATACGAAATCATTGTGGGTGGTTTTCTCGGCCCATTTCTGTTTAAATCTTATCGAAAGTTTCTGGATCCTGAGACGTTCTTTCTAA
- a CDS encoding FxLYD domain-containing protein has translation MKTWLGTIKPVDLKKVQKKVFMLWKEISRSEILKIHFIVLFSRRSTQILFSIFLLTVFFSTVRDFGPLEASRKSSPETTLDGKFKYYNVGIQDQFAYLEIYGQIENQSGKDYAEAFFTVNFYDKDDSLLESCQIAIQGLLAGNKRDFYGSARHVDPKLIARFTIEFDGSN, from the coding sequence ATGAAAACATGGTTAGGTACGATTAAACCCGTCGATCTAAAAAAAGTGCAAAAAAAGGTTTTTATGCTTTGGAAAGAAATTTCCAGATCTGAAATTCTTAAAATCCATTTTATAGTCTTATTTTCGAGAAGATCGACTCAAATCTTATTTTCGATTTTTCTTCTGACGGTGTTTTTTTCTACGGTTCGCGACTTCGGACCGTTAGAAGCGTCCCGAAAATCTTCTCCCGAAACCACACTGGATGGAAAATTCAAATACTACAACGTAGGAATTCAGGATCAATTCGCGTATCTTGAAATTTACGGACAGATTGAAAATCAATCCGGGAAGGATTACGCAGAGGCTTTTTTTACGGTAAATTTTTACGATAAAGATGATTCTCTTTTGGAATCTTGTCAAATCGCGATCCAAGGTCTTCTCGCGGGAAACAAGAGGGATTTTTACGGTAGTGCGAGGCATGTGGATCCTAAATTAATCGCTCGTTTCACGATAGAATTCGACGGAAGCAACTAA
- a CDS encoding prohibitin family protein — protein MNFRKLIFIFLAAFTLECGATVRPGEIGLFWKPFGFSEVGLSKDPVFNGFYWLLPWNDIYTYSTQWNSYKEKVDVLSNDDLKIDVQAVIIMRPIREEVYQLHLEVGPEYYRSIVQPEFRASIRNVVSHHQMIQISKNSAVLARDIKTAVIERTKGKHIEVFDVILDDIEYSPNMLHAIEAKLTKQQELEQQKYELEIAEKSIEIAKKKARADAEAQMIRADGQAKSQAIINEKLTTRYLQYKAFDNPNSKMIFIPLDKSNLPIVVSPKE, from the coding sequence ATGAATTTCAGAAAACTAATCTTCATATTTTTGGCCGCATTCACACTTGAATGTGGTGCAACAGTTCGTCCGGGTGAAATCGGATTGTTTTGGAAACCGTTCGGTTTTTCCGAAGTCGGGCTTAGCAAGGATCCTGTCTTTAACGGGTTTTATTGGCTTCTTCCTTGGAATGATATTTATACATATTCCACACAATGGAATTCGTATAAGGAGAAGGTGGACGTGCTTTCAAACGACGACCTTAAAATCGACGTTCAGGCTGTAATCATTATGAGGCCGATAAGGGAAGAAGTATATCAGCTTCATCTTGAGGTCGGTCCAGAATATTACAGAAGTATTGTACAACCGGAATTTCGCGCATCGATTCGAAACGTAGTTTCTCATCATCAGATGATTCAAATTTCTAAGAACAGCGCCGTTCTCGCAAGGGACATCAAAACTGCGGTGATTGAAAGGACTAAGGGAAAACACATCGAAGTTTTCGACGTAATTTTGGACGACATCGAATATTCTCCAAATATGTTGCACGCAATCGAGGCGAAGCTTACAAAACAACAGGAACTAGAACAACAAAAATACGAACTTGAAATCGCCGAGAAAAGTATAGAGATTGCGAAGAAGAAAGCGAGGGCCGACGCGGAAGCGCAGATGATTCGAGCCGACGGTCAAGCGAAGTCACAGGCGATCATAAACGAAAAGTTGACCACGAGATATCTTCAGTACAAGGCTTTCGATAATCCGAATTCTAAGATGATCTTCATCCCTCTCGATAAGAGCAATCTCCCGATTGTGGTGAGTCCTAAAGAATAA
- a CDS encoding DUF1564 domain-containing protein translates to MGTIILYSERKIHSALSSFRKETETILFPESFLISLTKEERKVLPKRIFPLLKRYQKFMLSKRRINKKAGKTLYQKDLGKLVRVNLRIETEAWALLGLLSATHGVSRCFLLNYLFWLEASGVGDSIDKVLNVGCPALHNSYSYVWHLDSVQKTIVRRIEFEPDPLFTDS, encoded by the coding sequence ATGGGGACAATCATACTTTATTCCGAAAGAAAAATTCATTCCGCTCTTTCTTCGTTTCGAAAAGAAACGGAAACGATTCTTTTTCCCGAGAGTTTCCTGATTTCCTTAACCAAGGAAGAAAGAAAAGTCCTTCCGAAGAGAATCTTTCCTCTCCTAAAAAGATATCAGAAGTTTATGTTATCTAAGAGAAGAATCAATAAAAAGGCCGGGAAGACTCTTTATCAGAAGGACCTTGGGAAGTTGGTTCGTGTGAATTTAAGAATTGAAACAGAGGCTTGGGCGCTCTTGGGGCTTCTTTCTGCGACACACGGTGTCTCCCGCTGTTTTCTGTTAAACTATCTTTTCTGGCTCGAGGCTTCCGGGGTCGGAGACTCTATCGATAAAGTCTTGAATGTGGGATGTCCCGCACTTCACAACTCTTACAGTTACGTCTGGCACCTCGACTCAGTTCAAAAGACTATCGTTCGAAGGATCGAATTCGAACCGGACCCGCTCTTTACCGATTCTTAG
- a CDS encoding TPR end-of-group domain-containing protein has product MRKHFTHTQNGLETFWQIEMSGYSIILSFGKTGSVAKRRILNFEKRDDCSKEFERLVEEKSKQGFQESSEIPQYKILSGDPNFLKSWNQIVESSEQKEALRKHFQFLIETEECKILLDQILSLITDVKIEEDQLILTLPWSYDNETPVHLCWQKPFPGKIHTSVPKSMAEFASIFNGVEIKHAEDDYPTFAIRGIGANANSPELPAVVEDDFGWEEGILEEGESWWIAPLEIVGKNFSNVQSLGAFDDCQNWLVYHPFIKNKYGEPAISCVDHGSCDLEPPAVRYGMGGFLLREIARWVRDIDVDSNEDLPFDGTPIVSRRFQEFMAHKAVQVSENDSEVAKRILEFDWHSLAFRIHRTILKWVKGLGKKGVVKKKILVFDSYWDDAGEVVYLGFDWHSGNDYEEAISEGANVIDYFLNFTSFYEFILENHKSSQISGIEIMEILGDDYNSVRDILAFLSIENFISVAHGKEFKKIPQEEGIYFAYSHYHDEEASVVYHSQKGIENGFFEEYFPKDKAAKEKKKISEEDQELLDDIVGEVMEDYAGVWKSTMEESIERLDQNFHENEERYKREFDRILEYKEKVTKEEEKERLSDLGMQISSIALNRFLKENKPDVAGWVLNCYHEIYEKLGINTKSVVKGNDSGKMYNTNEYFAGDIIVFIAKYGGGKFLSLVKNLLPYEIKDSRLAFNLACLNSLEKNRDEMLRYTQIALALGKPKNDFKDRDFDNFREDPEFHALISH; this is encoded by the coding sequence ATGAGAAAACATTTCACTCATACTCAGAACGGACTCGAGACATTCTGGCAAATCGAGATGTCCGGTTATTCCATCATTCTTTCTTTTGGAAAAACAGGTTCGGTCGCGAAAAGACGAATTCTTAATTTTGAAAAGAGAGACGATTGCAGTAAGGAATTCGAAAGACTCGTAGAAGAAAAATCGAAACAAGGGTTTCAAGAATCCAGTGAAATCCCACAATACAAAATTCTTTCCGGCGATCCGAACTTTCTAAAGAGCTGGAATCAAATCGTAGAATCTTCAGAACAAAAAGAAGCGCTTCGAAAACACTTTCAATTTTTGATCGAAACGGAAGAATGCAAGATTCTTCTGGATCAAATTCTTTCTCTAATCACCGACGTAAAAATCGAAGAGGATCAATTGATTCTCACCTTACCTTGGTCATACGACAACGAAACTCCTGTTCATCTTTGTTGGCAAAAACCGTTTCCGGGAAAAATCCATACTTCCGTTCCGAAATCCATGGCTGAATTCGCGAGCATCTTCAACGGTGTCGAAATCAAACACGCCGAAGACGATTATCCGACCTTTGCAATCCGAGGGATCGGCGCAAACGCAAATTCTCCCGAGCTTCCTGCGGTCGTGGAAGACGATTTCGGTTGGGAAGAGGGAATCTTAGAGGAAGGTGAAAGTTGGTGGATCGCCCCTCTCGAAATCGTTGGAAAGAATTTCTCCAACGTACAGTCGTTAGGCGCCTTTGACGATTGCCAGAACTGGCTCGTCTATCATCCCTTTATCAAAAACAAATACGGAGAACCCGCCATATCTTGTGTCGATCACGGAAGTTGCGACTTAGAACCTCCTGCGGTTCGTTACGGAATGGGCGGATTCTTACTCCGAGAAATTGCTCGCTGGGTTCGAGATATCGATGTGGACTCGAACGAGGATTTACCGTTCGACGGAACTCCGATCGTCTCCAGAAGGTTTCAAGAATTCATGGCCCACAAGGCGGTTCAAGTTTCCGAAAACGATTCCGAGGTCGCAAAACGAATTTTAGAATTCGACTGGCACTCTCTCGCATTCCGAATTCATAGAACGATTTTGAAATGGGTAAAGGGTCTTGGAAAAAAAGGCGTCGTAAAAAAGAAAATTCTCGTCTTTGATTCTTATTGGGACGACGCGGGAGAAGTCGTTTATCTCGGTTTTGATTGGCATTCGGGGAATGACTACGAAGAAGCGATTTCGGAGGGTGCCAACGTTATCGATTACTTTTTGAATTTCACTTCCTTTTACGAATTTATATTAGAAAATCATAAATCTTCACAGATTTCCGGGATTGAGATCATGGAAATTCTCGGAGACGATTACAATTCCGTTCGGGATATTCTCGCGTTCTTGTCCATAGAAAACTTCATCTCCGTCGCTCACGGAAAAGAATTCAAAAAGATTCCGCAAGAAGAAGGAATTTATTTCGCGTATTCGCATTACCACGACGAAGAAGCAAGTGTCGTTTATCATTCTCAAAAAGGGATTGAGAACGGATTCTTCGAAGAATATTTTCCGAAGGACAAAGCCGCTAAAGAGAAAAAGAAAATCTCGGAAGAAGATCAGGAACTTTTGGATGATATCGTCGGCGAAGTTATGGAGGACTACGCAGGCGTTTGGAAGAGCACGATGGAAGAATCCATTGAAAGGCTCGATCAAAACTTTCATGAGAATGAGGAAAGATATAAAAGAGAATTCGATCGAATCTTGGAATACAAAGAAAAGGTCACGAAAGAAGAGGAGAAAGAAAGATTAAGCGACTTAGGAATGCAGATCAGTTCCATCGCTTTGAATCGTTTCTTAAAAGAAAACAAACCGGATGTCGCGGGCTGGGTCCTCAACTGCTATCATGAAATCTATGAAAAATTAGGAATCAACACCAAGTCCGTCGTGAAAGGAAACGATTCCGGAAAGATGTACAATACAAATGAATATTTTGCGGGAGATATCATCGTCTTTATCGCCAAATACGGAGGCGGAAAATTTCTTTCCTTGGTGAAAAACCTTCTTCCTTACGAAATCAAAGATAGCCGTCTTGCTTTCAATCTGGCTTGTTTGAATTCTTTGGAAAAAAATAGAGATGAAATGCTACGTTATACGCAGATCGCCTTGGCTCTCGGGAAACCGAAGAACGATTTTAAGGATCGCGACTTTGACAATTTCCGAGAAGATCCTGAGTTCCACGCGTTGATCAGCCATTGA
- a CDS encoding phosphate signaling complex PhoU family protein produces the protein MTSKFDFLRKNLYSMAELCLEQVLILDDALEADDSELARKLIDRDDLIDNLEKQNDNLSQNAILEAVANRNSMGMDQVDGEVILKRDPLRFALSAIRITRNLERMGDQIVNCAKCFRRGLIPKRFFCDEEILNKLLSRVITIVGMAVESLVEEKNRFYGSVHSVEEEINNLCQSAFLKFVMDPRLDKNQFADVYRLILCLERTGDYAVNIAEELVRLNTGMDIRHVSDPVQAIAKTS, from the coding sequence ATGACTTCCAAGTTTGACTTCCTCCGCAAAAATCTCTACAGCATGGCGGAGCTCTGTCTCGAACAAGTACTCATTCTCGACGACGCTTTGGAAGCTGACGATTCCGAACTTGCAAGAAAGCTAATCGACCGGGACGATCTCATCGACAACCTTGAAAAACAAAACGACAACCTTTCTCAGAACGCAATCTTAGAAGCCGTCGCAAATCGGAATTCCATGGGGATGGATCAAGTCGACGGAGAAGTGATCTTAAAAAGAGATCCGCTTCGATTTGCCCTTTCCGCGATCCGGATCACTCGAAACTTAGAAAGAATGGGAGATCAGATCGTAAACTGCGCGAAGTGTTTTCGAAGAGGACTGATCCCGAAACGGTTTTTCTGCGACGAGGAAATTCTAAACAAACTTTTATCCAGGGTCATTACCATCGTAGGTATGGCAGTGGAATCGTTAGTCGAAGAAAAAAATCGTTTCTATGGAAGCGTTCATTCTGTCGAAGAAGAAATCAATAATCTCTGCCAATCCGCATTCTTAAAATTCGTTATGGATCCAAGATTGGATAAGAATCAATTTGCGGACGTATATCGTCTCATTCTTTGTTTGGAAAGAACGGGAGACTATGCGGTCAACATCGCGGAAGAATTGGTCCGTTTGAATACGGGAATGGACATTCGACACGTTTCCGATCCGGTTCAAGCAATCGCAAAAACTAGCTGA
- a CDS encoding MAPEG family protein, giving the protein MNPAIIALIGFAIWTIFLGIGVISIRTFKVLKGEKKSNEFPSGVEHGSSFYWRLNRAHVNCVENLPIFATLVLIGAFVGVLDSTFALVAKVILGARLVQTVAHLSSGSEIAVNIRFTAFVTQYGSFLSLIWQILHSSGMI; this is encoded by the coding sequence ATGAATCCTGCAATCATCGCGTTGATCGGTTTCGCAATCTGGACCATCTTTCTTGGAATCGGTGTGATTAGTATTCGTACGTTTAAGGTTCTAAAAGGAGAAAAAAAATCGAACGAGTTCCCCTCCGGCGTGGAGCACGGAAGCAGTTTTTATTGGAGATTAAACAGAGCACACGTAAACTGCGTGGAAAATCTTCCGATCTTTGCGACCTTAGTTTTAATCGGCGCTTTTGTGGGAGTCCTCGATTCCACATTCGCACTCGTCGCCAAAGTCATCTTAGGAGCGAGACTTGTCCAAACAGTTGCACATTTGAGTTCCGGTTCCGAGATCGCGGTTAACATTCGTTTTACGGCCTTTGTCACTCAATACGGAAGTTTTCTCTCTTTGATCTGGCAGATTCTTCATAGCTCCGGAATGATCTGA